A single Pedobacter sp. PACM 27299 DNA region contains:
- a CDS encoding glycoside hydrolase family 2 protein — MNTLNFNHKLTAAFVFLLWIQVGQAQGQSRQSPFPENMIQNTIQNSTKNSRSNGLKKVGIGGQSIISLNGNWEFKQGNKRSDIAVPGEWAMQGFEVSAGEIVTYIKKINIPADWQGKRVKIRFDGLSSHAVLRINQQKIAEHEGSFVPFEADLSNQLKPGENILEVEVSALTISDILACTSQYAAHTVGGILRNVTLLALPEMNIADLRIETDFDPKYKNALLKINAKVVNEAAAPLDGIFSLRYTLADQKGKTVLQKKITLNALAPGKDLISKQEFKVLQPQHWNSDIPYLYRLHTELLQDGKTIQKNQQRVGFREIAIRGNELLVNGKAVKLRGVNRHSVHPLTGRSISKDLEYQDAKLFMEANCNFIRTSHYPPSEEFLEACDELGLFVENESSLTWINHHASPIWKTWDYKDEKFLSVMMNANLEKMQAAINHPSVIIWSLGNESNWSPLWQKVQDAVKVFDPSRPTAFHDQCWGGFNNLGSKADIANYHYPAANGPAATDTMSRPTLFGEYAHLSTYNRRELLTDPGVRTAYQLPLVSMYDSVYQHKGNLGAAIWSGIDDTFHLPDGRIVGYGPWGALDGWRRPKPEYWGMRKAYAPIQVKNPESPKIKNGNLILSIENRYDFISLNQVEIEALVDGKRVQVNGDLAPRSQGEIKIPVQKNTKEVYISFTAPRGFVLNEERILIEKNKFRIL; from the coding sequence ATGAATACCTTGAATTTTAATCATAAACTTACTGCAGCGTTTGTTTTCCTCCTATGGATACAAGTGGGGCAGGCGCAGGGGCAGTCCCGACAGTCCCCATTTCCCGAAAACATGATCCAAAATACCATTCAAAACAGCACTAAAAATAGCCGTTCAAATGGGTTGAAAAAGGTGGGAATAGGCGGACAGTCTATCATTTCTCTGAACGGAAATTGGGAATTCAAACAAGGGAATAAACGAAGCGACATTGCTGTTCCCGGTGAATGGGCCATGCAGGGATTTGAGGTCAGTGCCGGAGAAATTGTCACCTATATTAAAAAGATAAATATACCTGCAGATTGGCAAGGGAAGCGTGTTAAAATCCGTTTTGATGGCCTGAGTTCGCACGCTGTACTGCGCATCAATCAGCAGAAAATAGCTGAACATGAAGGGAGTTTTGTTCCTTTTGAAGCAGACCTCAGCAACCAGTTAAAGCCAGGTGAAAATATACTGGAAGTTGAAGTTTCAGCTTTGACAATCAGTGATATTTTAGCTTGTACCTCCCAATATGCCGCGCATACTGTTGGCGGTATCCTGCGCAACGTAACCTTGTTAGCCCTTCCCGAAATGAATATTGCTGACCTTAGAATTGAGACAGATTTCGACCCGAAATATAAAAATGCGCTGCTCAAAATCAATGCGAAAGTAGTAAATGAAGCCGCTGCTCCTTTAGATGGAATTTTTTCTCTTCGTTATACTTTAGCTGATCAGAAAGGAAAAACTGTTTTGCAAAAAAAAATCACATTAAATGCCCTGGCTCCAGGAAAAGACCTGATTTCTAAACAAGAGTTTAAGGTGCTGCAGCCCCAGCATTGGAATTCTGATATCCCTTACTTATATCGTTTACATACAGAACTGCTGCAGGATGGAAAAACTATTCAGAAAAATCAGCAGCGTGTTGGTTTTCGGGAAATTGCCATCCGTGGAAATGAACTGCTCGTCAATGGTAAGGCTGTGAAATTGCGGGGCGTAAACCGGCATAGCGTACATCCGCTAACCGGAAGAAGTATCTCTAAAGATTTAGAATATCAGGATGCCAAACTGTTCATGGAAGCCAACTGTAATTTTATCAGAACTTCTCATTATCCACCTTCAGAAGAGTTCCTGGAAGCCTGCGATGAATTAGGTCTTTTTGTTGAAAATGAATCTTCTTTAACTTGGATCAATCACCATGCTTCGCCGATTTGGAAAACCTGGGATTATAAAGATGAAAAGTTTTTGTCAGTGATGATGAATGCGAATCTGGAGAAAATGCAGGCTGCCATCAACCATCCTTCAGTCATTATCTGGTCGCTGGGCAATGAATCCAACTGGAGTCCTTTATGGCAAAAAGTGCAGGATGCAGTAAAAGTATTTGACCCAAGCAGACCTACTGCTTTCCACGACCAATGTTGGGGAGGGTTTAACAATCTAGGAAGCAAGGCTGATATTGCCAACTATCACTACCCCGCGGCGAATGGGCCTGCCGCAACAGATACCATGAGCCGGCCTACTTTGTTTGGCGAGTATGCCCATCTGAGTACTTATAACCGCAGAGAGTTATTGACAGACCCAGGTGTTCGAACGGCTTATCAATTGCCGCTGGTCAGTATGTACGATTCTGTTTATCAGCATAAAGGTAACCTTGGAGCTGCCATTTGGAGTGGAATAGATGATACTTTTCATCTTCCTGATGGAAGGATTGTAGGCTATGGACCATGGGGGGCATTAGATGGCTGGAGAAGACCGAAACCTGAATATTGGGGAATGAGAAAAGCCTATGCACCCATCCAGGTTAAAAATCCAGAATCCCCGAAAATAAAGAACGGTAATTTGATATTATCAATTGAAAATCGCTACGATTTTATCAGCTTAAATCAGGTGGAAATCGAAGCCTTGGTAGATGGGAAACGGGTGCAAGTAAACGGAGACCTAGCACCACGCAGTCAGGGGGAAATTAAAATTCCTGTTCAGAAAAACACTAAAGAGGTTTATATTTCATTTA
- a CDS encoding DUF1622 domain-containing protein: MHDILIYTSHIISYISIGIICYGAAIGLYHFIKNELNRLGKGFSLQRTVQIKIEVGYYLLLGLEFLIASDIIDTIVNPSFQDLGILAGTVVIRTGLSYFLNKEIDDLKTDSKHEKLPLKKREM, from the coding sequence ATGCATGATATACTGATCTATACCTCTCATATCATCAGTTATATCAGTATTGGTATTATCTGTTACGGTGCAGCAATCGGACTCTATCATTTTATAAAGAATGAGTTAAATCGATTGGGTAAAGGCTTCTCCTTACAAAGAACAGTTCAGATTAAAATTGAGGTCGGCTATTATTTGCTGTTAGGTTTAGAGTTTCTAATTGCCTCAGACATTATAGACACCATCGTTAATCCCTCCTTTCAGGATTTAGGGATCTTAGCGGGCACTGTAGTGATTAGAACGGGTTTATCTTATTTTCTAAACAAAGAAATCGACGACTTAAAGACGGACAGTAAACATGAAAAACTACCTCTAAAAAAAAGAGAGATGTAA
- a CDS encoding DoxX family protein — protein sequence MKRNKIIFWTATILIFLFEGVMPAFTSQTEMAKEGIRHLGYPEYFGIALTVFKVLGAIILIVPKAPKRIKEWAYAGFGFDFIFASISHWAVDGFGMEAIFPWIVFAVLAVSYVYYHKLSDANAIR from the coding sequence ATGAAAAGGAACAAAATAATCTTCTGGACGGCCACCATTCTTATCTTTTTATTTGAAGGAGTAATGCCAGCATTCACGTCTCAAACTGAAATGGCAAAAGAGGGTATCCGACACCTGGGCTATCCCGAATATTTCGGCATTGCACTCACTGTTTTTAAAGTACTGGGCGCAATTATTTTGATTGTCCCTAAAGCACCAAAGCGGATTAAGGAATGGGCTTATGCAGGTTTTGGTTTTGATTTTATTTTCGCCTCAATCAGTCACTGGGCAGTGGATGGCTTCGGAATGGAAGCGATATTCCCTTGGATCGTTTTTGCGGTTCTGGCGGTATCTTACGTATATTATCATAAACTTTCCGATGCAAATGCGATAAGATAA
- a CDS encoding VOC family protein: MTQYTKEGFEVHQMPEGIVMNIVFELDGQEFLALNGGPMFKFNEAVSFAVNCSDQDEIDYYWDKLAAGGDPKAQVCGWLKDQFGLSWQIVPTILSELLKDTDQKKTSRVMAAMMQMKKIDLSLLEKAFAQP, from the coding sequence ATGACTCAGTATACAAAAGAAGGGTTTGAAGTACATCAAATGCCGGAAGGTATTGTGATGAACATCGTATTTGAACTTGATGGGCAAGAGTTTCTAGCTTTAAACGGAGGCCCTATGTTCAAATTCAATGAAGCCGTTTCATTTGCGGTCAACTGTTCCGATCAAGATGAAATCGACTATTACTGGGATAAACTTGCGGCAGGTGGAGATCCGAAGGCGCAAGTCTGCGGTTGGTTAAAAGATCAATTTGGACTTTCCTGGCAAATTGTACCAACGATTTTGTCAGAACTGCTCAAAGACACAGATCAAAAGAAAACCAGCAGGGTAATGGCGGCAATGATGCAAATGAAAAAGATCGATCTCAGTTTGCTGGAAAAAGCTTTTGCTCAGCCATAA
- a CDS encoding DUF6266 family protein: protein MAIASNGPQGHLNGKVGNLVFYMLNGQPVVRLIGKKGKPSTLQLANYQAMALTTKLLSTMGSFIKLGYGLQARGTVHNAHNLATSYHKKQALKGEYPNIQVDYSKVMPSQGAMPETKDLKIMKVENGLEISWDPQQEEELAGNDSVMMMICFPEIERGRQYLNIARRSEGKCFIPLSDKELTQQIEPYISFISADGAMVSDSVYLGNLNGISENAEEKKAKQQYQQVKTRFDQVASSYLSQLKENYGMPQDTKAFKYLEKEYKVLKNKLEHLPGKPG, encoded by the coding sequence ATGGCAATCGCTTCAAACGGCCCTCAGGGCCACTTAAATGGAAAAGTCGGCAACCTTGTTTTTTATATGCTCAATGGGCAGCCGGTAGTACGTCTAATCGGTAAAAAAGGAAAACCAAGCACCCTTCAACTGGCCAACTATCAGGCAATGGCCCTGACTACCAAATTGCTCAGCACCATGGGTAGTTTCATAAAACTTGGTTACGGTTTACAGGCTAGAGGTACCGTTCATAATGCCCATAATCTAGCTACGTCCTACCATAAAAAACAGGCTTTAAAGGGTGAATACCCTAATATTCAAGTGGATTACAGTAAAGTGATGCCGAGTCAGGGTGCCATGCCTGAAACTAAAGATTTAAAAATCATGAAAGTGGAAAATGGTTTGGAAATCAGCTGGGATCCCCAACAGGAGGAGGAATTAGCTGGTAACGACAGTGTGATGATGATGATTTGCTTTCCGGAAATAGAAAGAGGCCGACAGTATCTGAACATTGCCAGAAGATCTGAAGGAAAATGTTTTATCCCACTATCTGACAAAGAATTAACTCAGCAAATTGAGCCTTACATTTCATTTATTTCAGCGGATGGAGCAATGGTGTCCGACAGTGTTTACCTGGGTAATTTAAATGGTATCTCTGAAAATGCGGAAGAAAAGAAAGCAAAACAGCAATATCAGCAGGTAAAAACAAGGTTTGATCAGGTGGCCAGCAGTTATTTAAGTCAATTGAAAGAAAACTATGGCATGCCGCAGGATACGAAGGCCTTTAAATACCTGGAAAAAGAATATAAGGTACTCAAAAACAAACTGGAACACCTACCAGGAAAACCTGGCTAG